A single region of the Bacteroidota bacterium genome encodes:
- a CDS encoding (2Fe-2S)-binding protein: MPKVTIDDISIEVPAGTTILEAARMIGENVPPAMCYYSKLKGSGGKCRVCLVKVTKGSEKDPRPMPKLVASCRTAVMDGMEVKNVTSPEVIEARKGVVEFLLVNHPLDCPVCDQAGECHLQDLSYEHGAAKSRYEFKRRTFPTIDIGDKIKLHMNRCILCYRCTQVADQLTDERVHGIIGRGEVSEISTYIEKAIDNDFSGNMIDVCPVGALTDKTFRFKSRVWFTKPVYAHRNCTKCTGSVTLWYQGEEVLRVTSRKDQWGESEAFICNECRFDKKHTADWKIEGPAHIDRHSVISQNHYELPFELPVTQKKLNG; encoded by the coding sequence ATGCCAAAAGTAACAATCGACGATATCAGCATTGAAGTTCCTGCAGGAACAACCATTTTGGAAGCTGCAAGAATGATTGGTGAAAATGTGCCACCTGCAATGTGTTATTATTCAAAACTAAAAGGCAGCGGTGGAAAATGTCGTGTGTGTTTGGTGAAAGTAACCAAAGGCAGCGAAAAAGATCCCCGCCCAATGCCGAAACTGGTTGCAAGTTGCCGCACAGCAGTAATGGATGGCATGGAAGTTAAAAATGTAACTTCTCCGGAAGTAATTGAAGCAAGAAAAGGTGTTGTTGAATTTTTACTGGTTAATCATCCGCTCGATTGCCCCGTTTGCGATCAGGCCGGTGAATGTCATTTACAAGATTTAAGTTACGAACACGGCGCAGCAAAAAGTCGCTACGAATTTAAACGCAGAACTTTTCCAACAATAGATATCGGCGATAAAATTAAATTGCACATGAATCGTTGCATTTTATGTTATCGCTGCACACAAGTTGCCGATCAGTTAACCGATGAACGTGTTCATGGTATTATTGGCAGGGGAGAAGTTTCAGAAATTTCAACATATATCGAAAAAGCAATCGACAACGATTTTTCCGGCAACATGATTGATGTTTGTCCGGTTGGTGCATTAACAGATAAAACATTCCGATTTAAATCGCGCGTTTGGTTTACAAAACCTGTGTATGCACATAGAAATTGTACAAAATGTACAGGTAGTGTTACCTTATGGTATCAAGGCGAAGAAGTTTTACGTGTAACCAGCAGAAAAGATCAATGGGGCGAAAGTGAAGCGTTTATTTGTAATGAATGCCGCTTCGATAAAAAACATACGGCAGACTGGAAAATTGAAGGCCCGGCGCATATCGATCGTCACTCAGTGATTTCACAAAATCATTACGAGCTGCCGTTTGAATTACCGGTTACGCAGAAGAAATTGAATGGGTAA
- the nuoH gene encoding NADH-quinone oxidoreductase subunit NuoH has translation MIDPILIFKIILVVVLFALSLAIAAYSTYAERKVAAFMQDRLGPNRAGPFGLLQPLADGVKMFMKEDFIPAASNRFLFIAGPAITMITALMTSAVIPWGPNVTINGTSVPLQVADINIGVLYVLGVVSLGVYGIMIGGWASNNKYSLLGAVRASSQMISYELAMGMSIIAVVMSTGSLSLGNIVNAQSDWAGMNWNVFVQPLGCLIFIICAFAECNRTPFDLPESETELVGGFHTEYSSMKLGFYLFAEYVNMFISSAMITCLYFGGYNFPGMEAVQGSVGDIWFVLICVAVMFAKVLFFVFFFMWIRWTIPRFRFDQLLNLGWKVLLPLSILNVLITGAVIIFFN, from the coding sequence ATGATCGACCCGATATTAATATTTAAAATAATTCTCGTTGTAGTGCTTTTTGCATTATCACTTGCAATTGCGGCATATAGTACTTATGCTGAACGTAAAGTAGCAGCATTTATGCAAGACCGCCTAGGACCAAACCGCGCAGGACCATTTGGGTTGTTACAACCTTTAGCCGATGGTGTTAAAATGTTTATGAAAGAGGATTTTATTCCAGCGGCGTCTAATAGATTTTTATTTATTGCTGGTCCCGCTATTACCATGATTACGGCATTAATGACAAGCGCGGTAATTCCATGGGGGCCAAATGTTACCATTAATGGAACTAGTGTACCATTGCAGGTAGCTGATATTAATATTGGTGTTTTATATGTTTTAGGAGTTGTGAGTTTGGGAGTTTACGGTATCATGATTGGTGGATGGGCATCAAACAATAAATATTCATTACTCGGTGCCGTTCGTGCATCCAGTCAAATGATTAGTTATGAACTTGCCATGGGCATGAGCATAATTGCTGTGGTAATGTCAACCGGCTCATTAAGTTTAGGCAATATTGTAAATGCACAAAGCGATTGGGCAGGCATGAACTGGAATGTTTTTGTGCAACCGCTCGGATGTTTAATATTTATTATTTGTGCGTTTGCAGAATGTAATAGAACACCATTCGATTTACCGGAATCAGAAACAGAACTTGTGGGCGGATTTCATACCGAATATAGCTCCATGAAACTCGGATTTTATTTATTTGCAGAATATGTAAATATGTTTATTTCCAGTGCAATGATTACGTGTTTATATTTTGGTGGATACAATTTTCCGGGTATGGAAGCAGTGCAGGGTTCGGTAGGTGATATATGGTTTGTGCTGATTTGTGTAGCCGTGATGTTTGCAAAAGTATTGTTCTTCGTTTTCTTCTTTATGTGGATTCGCTGGACAATACCAAGATTCCGTTTTGATCAGTTGCTGAATTTAGGATGGAAGGTGTTATTGCCGTTGTCGATATTGAATGTGTTAATTACGGGAGCGGTGATAATATTTTTTAATTGA
- a CDS encoding four helix bundle protein, protein MNPELLKARTKNFAIECLKVCKQIPPGVENNVLKIQLSKSGTSVGANYRAACRARSQNEFIAKLSIVNEEADESCYWLEVITEGEVLTDTVTFNLLKEANELNAIFTASAKTAKMNRWRKQQGDDEVNN, encoded by the coding sequence GTGAATCCTGAATTATTAAAAGCCAGGACGAAGAATTTTGCAATTGAGTGTTTAAAAGTTTGCAAACAAATTCCTCCGGGAGTAGAAAACAACGTTCTTAAAATACAATTATCAAAATCCGGCACTTCAGTGGGAGCGAACTATCGGGCAGCTTGTAGGGCAAGATCTCAAAATGAGTTTATTGCTAAGTTATCAATAGTAAATGAAGAAGCAGACGAAAGCTGCTATTGGTTAGAAGTGATTACGGAAGGCGAAGTATTAACTGATACGGTAACCTTTAACCTGCTTAAAGAAGCAAACGAATTAAATGCTATTTTCACAGCATCCGCAAAAACAGCAAAAATGAATCGTTGGCGCAAGCAACAAGGTGATGATGAGGTTAATAATTAA
- the nuoI gene encoding NADH-quinone oxidoreductase subunit NuoI produces the protein MQSLTNRSKIVTNKKMTLSERLYLPAILGGLRITMSHFFTKKVTVNYPEETREHSKVFRGVHVLKRDEEGRENCTACGLCAVACPAEAITIVADERQKGEEHLYREEKYAAEYNINMLRCIFCGLCEEACPKDAIYLTDRIAPSNYQRDQFIFTKDMLVEPVAKDKRIDISERRKGIREGAM, from the coding sequence ATGCAAAGTCTAACAAATAGAAGCAAAATCGTAACCAACAAGAAGATGACACTGTCGGAGCGTCTCTATCTGCCAGCTATACTTGGAGGCTTACGCATTACCATGTCGCACTTTTTTACAAAAAAGGTGACTGTAAATTATCCTGAAGAAACGCGTGAACATAGTAAGGTGTTTCGCGGTGTGCATGTATTGAAACGTGATGAAGAAGGTCGTGAAAATTGCACTGCTTGCGGATTATGTGCTGTTGCCTGCCCTGCAGAAGCAATTACCATTGTTGCAGATGAGCGTCAGAAAGGGGAAGAACATTTATACCGCGAAGAAAAATATGCGGCTGAATATAATATTAATATGTTGCGTTGCATTTTTTGCGGATTATGTGAGGAAGCTTGTCCGAAAGATGCTATTTATTTAACCGACAGAATTGCACCGAGCAATTATCAGCGCGATCAATTCATTTTTACAAAAGATATGTTGGTTGAACCGGTAGCGAAAGACAAAAGAATTGATATCAGCGAAAGAAGAAAAGGAATTCGCGAAGGCGCCATGTAA
- a CDS encoding NADH-quinone oxidoreductase subunit J encodes MSEIFFYALSAVAIACSLLMLFQRNAMYSVLYLLVCFFAVAGLYIMLDAQFLAIVHIIVYAGAIMVLFLYVLMFLNLNAPSVFTKSNMLRMAAILTGGSVFLLLFASFYKTELVQLPMVEGNTTGSVQTLGQVLFNEFLIPFELSSVLFLSAMVGVIIMNKKDKANG; translated from the coding sequence ATGAGTGAAATATTTTTTTATGCACTTTCCGCAGTTGCGATAGCATGTAGCCTGCTCATGTTATTTCAACGAAATGCCATGTATAGTGTATTATATCTATTGGTTTGTTTTTTTGCAGTAGCCGGTTTATATATTATGCTTGATGCACAGTTTTTAGCTATCGTTCATATTATAGTATATGCGGGAGCTATTATGGTACTGTTTTTATATGTGCTGATGTTCCTTAATCTGAATGCACCATCCGTTTTTACAAAAAGTAATATGCTGCGTATGGCTGCTATATTAACAGGTGGCTCTGTGTTTTTATTATTGTTTGCATCTTTTTATAAAACTGAATTGGTGCAGTTACCGATGGTTGAAGGAAATACAACCGGTAGTGTGCAAACATTAGGACAAGTATTGTTTAACGAATTTCTCATTCCGTTCGAATTAAGCAGTGTGCTTTTTTTATCTGCTATGGTCGGCGTGATTATTATGAACAAAAAAGATAAAGCAAATGGATAA
- the nuoK gene encoding NADH-quinone oxidoreductase subunit NuoK, producing MDNAVALSEQMRVIPLENYIMLSLILFSIGVMGILMRRNLIVVFLSIELMLNAINLMAAAFSSYHNDPQGQAFVFFIMVVAAAEVAVGLAMLVMIYRNTKSIDINSLDKLKW from the coding sequence ATGGATAATGCAGTTGCGCTTAGTGAACAAATGCGGGTAATACCACTCGAAAATTATATTATGCTTTCGCTGATATTATTCAGCATTGGCGTAATGGGTATTTTAATGCGCAGAAACCTGATCGTTGTTTTTTTAAGTATCGAATTAATGTTGAATGCCATCAATTTAATGGCTGCAGCATTTTCATCTTACCATAACGACCCGCAGGGACAAGCATTTGTATTTTTTATTATGGTGGTGGCAGCAGCAGAAGTTGCTGTTGGTTTAGCCATGCTCGTAATGATTTACAGAAATACAAAATCAATCGACATTAATTCATTAGATAAACTAAAATGGTAA
- the nuoL gene encoding NADH-quinone oxidoreductase subunit L — protein MSQNTLNIITTLIPALPLLGFFIHVFMKSKISEKMAGIHASLWVGIAFVLSLVLFNQLNSTDVIEVTLTNWFQVGGLTIPFAFQIDHLSIIMMMVITGIGCLIHIYSIGYMHGDEGFNRFFSYLNLFIFFMLLLVMANNYILMFVGWEGVGLCSYLLIGFWFKNQEYNKAANKAFIMNRIGDLAMLFGLFLLFQYAGSLTFTGVNDSLTRLVPDESMLTVITLLLFIGACGKSAQIPLYTWLPDAMAGPTPVSALIHAATMVTAGIYMIVRSNLLFSMAPDTLNVIMIVGIATAIFAGSIALKQNDIKKVLAYSTVSQLGLMFFAIGVGAYEAAMFHLITHAFFKALLFLSAGSVIHGLGGEQDIRKMGGLDKRMKITHWVFGFGVLAIMAVPPFSGFFSKDSILVAAYHISPALWVIGLFAGLLTAYYMMRLYAVVFRGDERMSEHVSSHIHESPRVITTPLIILSVLAVFGGLLNVPHLFGGNKMMMHYLSPVVPMDEKHMTMNTEIILMVIASLAIFLTIYFAHLKYKIKKTVPEPDAQIVGFGKVLNHKYYIDELYNTIVVKPLHTFGNFLYKIIDLQVIDGFVNGTARLTAYCSTQLKNLQTGAVSFYLFAMAIGMVGILLLIILM, from the coding sequence GTGAGTCAAAATACCCTAAATATTATCACCACCCTCATTCCGGCGCTGCCACTGCTTGGATTTTTTATTCATGTTTTCATGAAAAGTAAAATTTCCGAAAAAATGGCAGGTATACACGCGTCATTATGGGTGGGCATCGCATTTGTATTATCGCTGGTTTTATTTAATCAGCTTAATTCAACTGATGTTATAGAAGTTACTTTAACAAATTGGTTTCAGGTTGGGGGTTTAACAATTCCATTTGCCTTTCAAATCGACCACCTTAGTATTATTATGATGATGGTAATAACCGGCATCGGTTGTTTGATTCATATTTATTCTATTGGCTATATGCATGGCGATGAAGGATTTAACCGCTTCTTCTCCTATTTAAATTTATTTATTTTCTTCATGCTCCTCCTCGTAATGGCGAACAATTACATTTTAATGTTTGTCGGCTGGGAAGGCGTGGGGTTATGCTCTTATCTCTTAATCGGCTTCTGGTTCAAAAATCAGGAGTATAATAAAGCTGCTAACAAAGCATTTATCATGAACCGCATCGGCGATTTAGCCATGTTGTTCGGATTATTTTTATTATTCCAATATGCAGGCTCATTAACCTTTACCGGTGTGAACGATAGTTTAACACGCCTGGTGCCGGATGAATCAATGTTAACTGTTATAACGCTTTTATTATTTATTGGAGCTTGCGGTAAAAGCGCGCAAATTCCTTTATATACCTGGTTACCCGATGCCATGGCCGGCCCGACTCCTGTTTCTGCATTAATCCATGCAGCAACCATGGTTACAGCCGGTATTTATATGATTGTGCGCAGTAATTTATTATTTTCCATGGCGCCCGATACATTAAATGTTATCATGATTGTTGGTATTGCTACCGCAATTTTCGCCGGTTCAATTGCATTAAAACAAAATGATATTAAAAAAGTACTGGCCTACTCAACGGTAAGTCAGCTCGGTTTAATGTTTTTTGCAATTGGTGTCGGCGCATATGAAGCTGCCATGTTCCACTTAATTACACATGCATTTTTTAAAGCATTATTATTCCTTAGCGCAGGCAGTGTTATTCACGGTTTAGGTGGCGAACAGGATATTCGTAAAATGGGTGGATTAGATAAACGTATGAAAATTACCCACTGGGTTTTCGGATTTGGTGTATTAGCAATTATGGCAGTGCCTCCGTTCTCAGGGTTCTTTTCTAAGGATAGTATTTTAGTTGCTGCATATCATATTTCACCTGCACTTTGGGTAATTGGATTATTTGCCGGATTACTTACTGCATATTATATGATGCGTCTTTACGCAGTTGTTTTCAGAGGAGATGAAAGAATGTCGGAACACGTTAGCAGCCATATTCATGAATCACCACGTGTAATTACAACACCATTAATTATTTTATCGGTGCTTGCAGTATTTGGCGGATTATTAAACGTGCCACATCTATTTGGTGGTAATAAAATGATGATGCATTATTTAAGTCCGGTTGTGCCAATGGATGAAAAACATATGACCATGAATACGGAAATAATTTTAATGGTTATTGCATCATTGGCTATTTTCCTGACCATTTATTTTGCACATTTAAAATATAAAATCAAAAAAACAGTGCCGGAACCCGATGCACAAATTGTTGGATTTGGCAAGGTATTAAATCACAAATATTATATCGATGAACTATATAATACAATTGTTGTAAAACCATTACATACATTCGGTAATTTCTTATATAAAATTATCGACCTGCAGGTAATCGACGGGTTTGTAAATGGTACAGCACGATTAACAGCGTATTGTTCAACACAATTAAAAAATTTACAGACAGGTGCTGTGAGTTTTTATTTATTTGCCATGGCCATTGGTATGGTTGGAATTTTATTATTAATTATTTTGATGTAA
- a CDS encoding NADH-quinone oxidoreductase subunit M, whose product MFTLLLILLPIVAGLGLLLLPQQMAKQIALVTTLATLALTVATYFQFDPHAGAQFVTNVPWIDMLGVRFHIGIDGISMVMLILSNILAPLIILSSFKDDYSKPGLFFGLMLIMQGAMNGVFVSLDMFLYYIFWELALIPAYFLVLWWGRGETTKITFKFFIYTLFGSLFMLVAIIWLSGQGATNSTDISNVYALQIPASTQLYIFLAFMLAYAIKIPVFPFHTWQPDTYTFSPSPATMLLSGVMLKMGLYSIIRWILPVVPEAVNEYGRIIMILAAVGVFYASAIAWLQKDLKRLFAYSSIAHVGLITAGILTATEIGLQGSMLQMMAHGINVVGLFYVCQILYRKFGNHDVNAMGGLRLNAPLFAGLYLVIMLASVALPLTNAFPGEFMLLNAVYGVSPWICLFAGSGVILGAVYMFTSYQKVMLGELNGKTNTFTEIDNMDKWVLIPIVILIFALGIYPSFITNLSEQSVQDIINIYKTKIGVSI is encoded by the coding sequence ATGTTCACATTACTACTCATATTATTACCCATCGTTGCAGGTTTAGGTTTGCTGCTTTTACCACAGCAAATGGCTAAACAAATTGCATTGGTAACCACATTGGCTACCTTAGCATTAACGGTAGCAACCTATTTTCAATTTGACCCGCATGCAGGTGCGCAATTTGTTACAAATGTTCCTTGGATCGACATGCTCGGTGTTCGGTTCCATATTGGTATTGATGGAATTAGTATGGTGATGCTCATTTTGAGCAATATCCTGGCACCATTAATTATACTTTCTTCATTTAAAGATGATTATTCTAAACCCGGACTGTTTTTTGGTTTAATGCTCATCATGCAGGGTGCAATGAACGGTGTATTTGTTTCATTGGATATGTTCCTCTATTATATTTTCTGGGAACTGGCATTAATTCCTGCTTATTTTTTAGTGTTATGGTGGGGCAGGGGCGAAACAACAAAAATTACATTCAAATTCTTTATTTATACCTTATTCGGAAGTTTGTTTATGCTGGTGGCTATCATTTGGTTGAGCGGACAAGGCGCAACAAATTCTACCGACATCAGTAATGTTTACGCGTTACAAATTCCGGCTTCAACACAATTGTATATTTTCCTGGCATTTATGCTGGCATACGCAATTAAAATTCCGGTATTTCCATTTCATACCTGGCAACCGGATACTTACACCTTTTCACCATCACCCGCAACCATGTTGTTATCGGGTGTGATGTTAAAAATGGGATTGTATTCTATTATCCGTTGGATTCTACCTGTAGTGCCTGAAGCAGTTAATGAATACGGCCGAATTATTATGATACTCGCAGCAGTTGGCGTTTTTTATGCTTCCGCTATTGCCTGGTTACAAAAAGATTTAAAAAGATTATTCGCATATAGTTCTATTGCTCACGTTGGATTAATTACTGCCGGAATTTTAACTGCAACAGAAATTGGTTTGCAAGGCAGTATGTTACAAATGATGGCACACGGTATCAACGTTGTCGGATTATTTTATGTTTGCCAGATTCTATATAGGAAATTCGGTAATCACGATGTAAATGCAATGGGTGGCCTGCGTTTAAATGCACCGTTGTTTGCAGGATTATATCTGGTAATTATGCTCGCATCTGTTGCCTTGCCATTAACCAATGCTTTTCCCGGCGAATTTATGTTGCTGAATGCAGTGTATGGTGTAAGTCCGTGGATTTGTTTGTTTGCAGGAAGTGGCGTCATTTTAGGTGCAGTGTATATGTTCACCAGCTATCAGAAAGTAATGCTCGGTGAATTAAACGGAAAAACAAATACTTTTACTGAAATTGATAATATGGATAAATGGGTGTTGATTCCAATTGTAATTTTAATTTTTGCATTGGGAATTTATCCTTCATTTATTACCAACTTATCAGAACAATCAGTTCAAGATATAATTAATATTTATAAGACCAAAATTGGTGTTTCAATTTAA
- a CDS encoding NADH-quinone oxidoreductase subunit N, producing MTSVIVLAAAGIASMFVGVFNIKRLALPLVLLACLAALGIIIMHYNGGYENLMHNMLAFDAYSYGFSVIMILLTMGILVISNFYYRNNIEHLSDIYALFIFSLIGGILLCSYNSLVMLFLGIEILSIPLYILAASNRRNLFSNEAGLKYFLMGSFASCFLLLGITFIYGTAQTFDLQQIAAYVNANPGNLSPLFVTGCVLILGAFIFKISAVPFHFWAPDVYQGSPTVVTAFMATVVKTAAFGGLIRFINGTIFPETAIWTDILTVVAILTLIGGNILALYQTNLKRLLAYSGIANAGYILVAVATLNENAYTYILYYLAAYGVGSMLAFTVYFIVKDQTGVDTIAGLRGLFAKNKFLATVLAIAMLSLAGIPPLAGFFGKYAIFVNAIGANEIKLVIVAILTSLIGVYYYLRVMSTALSAGDEIPELDIHLSYKIVLTIGVIILLALGIMPDLVSSIMAAILQFSPCTNLSIFYPAATNVI from the coding sequence ATGACTTCAGTAATCGTTTTAGCAGCAGCAGGTATTGCGTCCATGTTTGTGGGTGTGTTTAATATTAAACGCCTTGCTTTACCGTTGGTTTTACTGGCATGTTTAGCCGCGCTCGGAATTATTATCATGCATTATAATGGTGGTTATGAAAACCTCATGCATAACATGCTGGCATTTGATGCTTATTCTTATGGCTTTAGTGTTATCATGATTCTGCTTACCATGGGCATTTTGGTAATCAGCAATTTTTATTACCGCAATAATATTGAACACTTAAGCGATATCTATGCCTTGTTTATATTCTCATTAATTGGTGGTATTTTATTGTGTTCTTATAATAGTTTGGTGATGTTGTTTTTGGGCATCGAAATTTTAAGTATTCCATTATATATTCTTGCAGCAAGTAATCGTCGTAATTTATTCAGCAATGAAGCCGGTTTGAAATATTTTTTAATGGGTTCGTTCGCAAGTTGTTTTTTATTACTGGGAATTACCTTTATTTATGGAACGGCTCAAACATTTGATCTGCAACAAATTGCTGCTTATGTAAATGCCAACCCCGGAAATTTATCACCATTATTTGTAACAGGATGTGTGCTCATTTTAGGTGCATTTATATTTAAAATTTCTGCAGTGCCTTTTCATTTTTGGGCGCCCGATGTTTACCAGGGTTCACCAACGGTGGTAACAGCATTTATGGCTACTGTTGTAAAAACTGCAGCTTTTGGCGGATTAATTCGTTTTATAAACGGAACCATTTTTCCCGAAACAGCAATATGGACCGACATCTTAACCGTTGTTGCAATACTTACGCTGATAGGCGGAAATATTTTAGCTTTATATCAAACTAATTTAAAACGATTATTGGCTTATTCAGGTATTGCCAATGCAGGTTATATATTAGTTGCAGTAGCTACATTAAATGAAAATGCCTACACCTATATTTTATATTACCTCGCTGCTTACGGCGTGGGAAGTATGCTGGCGTTTACCGTTTATTTTATCGTTAAAGATCAAACCGGTGTGGATACTATTGCAGGCTTGCGTGGATTATTTGCAAAAAATAAATTCCTCGCTACCGTTTTGGCAATTGCCATGTTATCATTAGCAGGTATTCCACCACTGGCCGGATTTTTTGGTAAGTATGCCATCTTTGTAAATGCAATAGGTGCCAATGAAATTAAATTGGTTATTGTTGCCATTCTCACTTCATTAATAGGCGTTTATTATTATTTACGAGTAATGAGCACTGCCCTGTCTGCCGGCGATGAAATTCCGGAGCTCGACATTCATCTCAGCTATAAAATTGTACTAACCATTGGCGTTATTATTTTGCTGGCACTCGGTATAATGCCCGATTTGGTCTCGTCCATAATGGCTGCTATTCTGCAATTTTCCCCATGCACCAATTTATCAATATTTTACCCTGCAGCAACTAATGTTATTTAA
- a CDS encoding DUF2807 domain-containing protein, whose amino-acid sequence MKKLIPSTLVVMLITSMALACQSFSASKLNPDSKDFPIQAFNAVSVGGAFEVQFTQGANTTARAEGSADDLANVVMEVKDNELTISTKKNSNIKHVTIYLSTPELNKIGIAGSGTFKTLNTLTTNKTLHVEIAGSGTITATIDAQDVEAEIAGSGDINLFGKSTNSDIEIAGSGNYKAQDLTTGNADVEIAGSGSVYLQASGKLDAEIAGSGSVYYKGQPSAIDKSVAGSGRIKQMD is encoded by the coding sequence ATGAAAAAACTAATTCCATCTACCCTCGTTGTAATGCTCATCACAAGTATGGCATTAGCGTGCCAATCGTTTAGCGCGAGCAAATTAAACCCTGATTCAAAAGACTTCCCGATACAAGCATTTAATGCCGTTTCCGTGGGTGGTGCTTTTGAGGTGCAGTTTACACAAGGTGCTAATACTACTGCCCGTGCCGAAGGTAGTGCCGACGATCTCGCAAATGTGGTAATGGAAGTAAAAGATAATGAACTCACTATCTCCACAAAAAAGAATAGCAATATTAAACACGTAACTATTTATTTATCTACACCCGAATTAAATAAAATAGGTATTGCCGGAAGTGGAACTTTTAAAACATTGAATACTTTAACTACAAATAAAACTTTGCATGTTGAAATTGCAGGCTCAGGTACTATTACTGCTACAATTGATGCGCAAGATGTAGAAGCTGAAATTGCAGGCAGTGGTGATATCAATTTATTCGGAAAATCAACTAATTCAGATATCGAAATTGCAGGTAGCGGTAATTATAAAGCACAAGACTTAACTACAGGAAATGCTGATGTAGAAATTGCAGGTAGTGGAAGCGTTTACCTACAGGCATCAGGAAAATTAGATGCAGAAATTGCAGGCTCAGGTTCAGTTTATTATAAAGGTCAGCCGAGCGCAATTGACAAATCTGTTGCAGGTTCAGGAAGAATTAAACAAATGGATTAA
- a CDS encoding acyl-CoA dehydrogenase: MHFELTEEQLMIKQAARDFAQNVLKPGVIDRDREMRYPYEEVKQMGELGFLGMMVSPEYGGGGMDTMSYVLAMEEISKVDSSCSVIMSVNNSLVCWGLEQFGTEEQKRKYLPDLASGKKIGAFCLSEPEAGSDATSQRTTAEDKGDYYLLNGTKNWITNGGTASVYLVMAQTDVAKGHKGINCLIVEKEMPGFIVGAKEDKLGIRASDTHTLLFNDVKVPKENRIGDDGFGFTFAMKTLSGGRIGIASQALGIAAGAYELSLDYAKVRKAFGKEIAQHQAIQFKLADMATEIEAARLLIYKAAQLKDAHENYDLASSMAKVFASEVAMKTTVEAVQIHGGYGYVKEYHVERLMRDAKITQIYEGTSEVQRIVIGRSILR, from the coding sequence ATGCATTTCGAATTAACAGAAGAACAACTCATGATTAAACAAGCGGCAAGAGATTTTGCGCAGAATGTTTTAAAACCGGGCGTAATTGATCGCGACCGCGAGATGCGTTACCCGTATGAGGAAGTGAAACAAATGGGTGAGCTTGGATTTTTAGGTATGATGGTATCGCCCGAATACGGTGGCGGTGGAATGGATACCATGAGTTATGTTTTAGCGATGGAAGAAATTTCGAAAGTTGACAGCTCATGCTCGGTAATTATGAGTGTAAATAATTCGCTGGTATGCTGGGGACTGGAACAATTTGGAACTGAGGAACAAAAAAGAAAATATTTACCGGATTTAGCATCGGGTAAAAAAATTGGTGCCTTTTGTTTAAGCGAACCGGAAGCGGGAAGTGATGCAACTTCGCAACGTACCACTGCAGAAGATAAAGGTGATTACTATTTATTAAACGGAACAAAAAACTGGATTACCAATGGTGGCACTGCAAGTGTTTATTTGGTAATGGCACAAACAGATGTTGCGAAAGGTCATAAAGGCATTAACTGTTTAATCGTAGAAAAAGAGATGCCCGGATTTATTGTTGGGGCTAAAGAAGATAAATTAGGCATTAGAGCAAGTGATACACATACCTTATTATTTAATGATGTAAAAGTGCCAAAAGAAAATCGCATTGGCGACGATGGTTTCGGATTTACTTTTGCCATGAAAACATTAAGTGGTGGTCGTATTGGTATTGCGTCGCAAGCTTTAGGTATTGCTGCAGGTGCTTATGAATTATCGTTAGATTATGCAAAAGTGCGCAAAGCATTTGGTAAAGAAATTGCACAACATCAAGCCATTCAATTTAAACTTGCTGATATGGCAACTGAAATTGAAGCTGCACGTTTATTAATTTATAAAGCGGCACAATTAAAAGATGCGCACGAAAATTATGATCTGGCATCAAGTATGGCGAAAGTTTTTGCAAGTGAAGTGGCTATGAAAACTACTGTTGAAGCGGTACAAATTCACGGTGGTTACGGGTATGTGAAAGAATATCACGTTGAACGTTTAATGCGCGATGCAAAAATTACACAAATTTATGAAGGCACCAGCGAAGTGCAACGTATTGTAATTGGCAGAAGTATTTTGAGATAA